From Mya arenaria isolate MELC-2E11 chromosome 1, ASM2691426v1, a single genomic window includes:
- the LOC128234608 gene encoding complement C1q-like protein 2, translating to MNPVFIGALLTVCLSNGVHGKAKPCNQQHRVLLSKVKRLQRTVKELQQHQSLEMRTDKDELSQLAGPAELTNVQYDGGESGFHVTLDKPQEIETKMPLKFDDVVTNIGGAYDTQTGIYTAPVTGTYMFTLNAVCAARNFLHLAIYKNDAPAFNVICDDLKGDIQHQGGGTTILRLQRGDKIYVTLMFPLGTVGEVRGNGITSFSGYLLKEL from the exons ATGAATCCAGTTTTCATCGGAGCCCTGCTTACTGTATGTCTGAGTAATGGTGTACACGGAAAGGCCAAACCTTGCAACCAACAGCATCGTGTGTTGTTGTCAAAGGTCAAGAGGCTTCAACGTACCGTTAAGGAACTGCAGCAACACCAAAGCCTTGAAATGCGTACAG ATAAAGACGAATTATCTCAGCTAGCAGGACCAGCCGAGCTTACAAACGTACAATACG ATGGTGGTGAGTCCGGTTTCCACGTGACGTTGGATAAACCACAAGAAATAGAAACCAAAATGCCTCTTAAATTTGATGACGTTGTGACAAACATAGGCGGGGCTTATGATACACAAACCGGGATCTATACTGCTCCTGTGACTGGTACCTACATGTTCACACTCAATGCCGTCTGTGCTGCACGCAACTTTCTGCATCTGGCCATCTATAAAAACGACGCGCCGGCGTTTAATGTGATATGTGATGATTTAAAAGGGGATATACAACATCAAGGTGGTGGCACCACGATTTTGAGACTGCAAAGAGGTGACAAGATATATGTAACTTTGATGTTTCCGCTTGGAACTGTTGGTGAAGTCCGAGGTAATGGAATTACGTCATTTTCCGGGTACCTGTTGAAAGAGTTATGA
- the LOC128243101 gene encoding collagen alpha-1(VIII) chain-like: MQHSLSNMNPLFIGALLAVCLSNSVLGKASPWDQQHLALLSKVTELERIVKELQQHQSLEIRTDKDELSRQARQAELSNVRYDGGESGFYVTLDKPQEVETKMPLKFDDVVTNIGGAYDTQTGIYTAPVTGTYMFALNAVCAARNFLHLAIYKNNAPAFKVICDDLKGEIQHQGGGTTILRLQRGDRIYVTMMFPLGTVGEVRGNGMTSFSGYLLKEL; encoded by the exons ATGCAACACAGCTTATCAAATATGAATCCACTTTTCATCGGAGCCCTGCTTGCAGTATGTCTGAGTAATAGTGTACTTGGAAAGGCATCACCTTGGGACCAACAGCATCTTGCATTGTTGTCAAAGGTGACAGAGCTGGAACGTATCGTTAAAGAACTGCAGCAACATCAAAGCCTTGAAATTCGTACAG ATAAAGACGAATTATCCCGGCAAGCCAGACAAGCCGAGCTTTCAAACGTACGATACG ATGGTGGTGAGTCCGGTTTCTACGTGACATTGGATAAACCACAAGAAGTAGAAACCAAAATGCCTCTGAAGTTTGATGACGTTGTGACAAACATAGGCGGGGCTTATGATACACAAACCGGGATCTATACTGCTCCTGTGACTGGTACCTACATGTTTGCACTAAATGCCGTCTGTGCTGCACGCAACTTTCTGCATCTGGCCATCTATAAAAACAACGCGCCTGCGTTTAAAGTAATATGTGATGATTTGAAAGGGGAGATACAACATCAAGGCGGTGGCACCACGATTTTGAGACTGCAAAGAGGTGACAGGATATATGTGACTATGATGTTTCCGCTTGGAACTGTTGGTGAAGTCAGAGGTAATGGGATGACGTCATTTTCCGGATACCTGTTGAAAGAGttataa